The following proteins are co-located in the Pseudarthrobacter siccitolerans genome:
- a CDS encoding S8 family serine peptidase: protein MKKLVLAGFAAFVMVVGTLLGAVVPGNAAPDPSITAGQILVKFRDNAAAAGVLRPHGLSDGPGVGSTGAHIITVPAGKELQLIEALGRNPVVEYAEPDYVVTPASNDTYFPDQYALENTGQTFTNTEGKITIAAGTNDADVDAVEAWTVTKGGGLGVAVLDSGVATDNPDISPKVVARTNYTTSRNNEDNYGHGTHVAGIIAATEGNGIGVAGICPHCTILAGKILSDTGMGSSSGLANGINWAVESGAKVISMSLVVGASATLETAVNNAWNAGVVLVAAAGNGNNTTMTYPAAYPNVIAVGATNNRDLKASFSTYGTWVDVAAPGVGVYSTFPNHKFVLARQDNRSLGYDISSGTSMSAPIVAAVVALAWNAHPTLTNSLVREKVEATTDPAGVIGSDWTHGRVNADRAVH from the coding sequence ATGAAAAAACTCGTGCTGGCCGGCTTCGCCGCTTTTGTCATGGTTGTTGGCACCCTGCTGGGTGCCGTCGTCCCGGGCAACGCAGCGCCCGACCCCTCCATCACGGCGGGGCAGATCCTCGTGAAGTTCCGCGACAACGCCGCGGCCGCTGGCGTCCTTCGCCCACACGGGCTCAGCGACGGGCCCGGCGTCGGCAGCACCGGTGCCCACATCATCACAGTGCCGGCGGGGAAGGAGTTGCAGCTCATCGAAGCCCTGGGCCGGAACCCCGTTGTTGAATATGCGGAACCGGACTATGTGGTCACTCCGGCGTCAAACGACACCTACTTCCCTGACCAGTACGCCCTGGAAAACACAGGCCAAACGTTCACCAACACAGAAGGCAAAATCACGATAGCCGCCGGCACGAACGACGCCGACGTGGACGCCGTCGAAGCCTGGACCGTCACGAAGGGCGGCGGGTTAGGAGTCGCTGTCCTCGATTCCGGCGTCGCCACCGACAACCCCGACATCAGCCCGAAGGTGGTTGCACGGACCAACTACACCACGTCGAGAAACAACGAGGACAATTACGGCCACGGCACACACGTCGCCGGCATCATCGCTGCAACCGAGGGCAACGGCATTGGCGTCGCCGGTATTTGCCCGCACTGCACCATCCTGGCCGGCAAAATCCTCAGCGACACCGGGATGGGGTCCAGCTCAGGGCTTGCGAACGGTATCAACTGGGCAGTCGAAAGTGGCGCGAAGGTCATCAGCATGAGCCTCGTAGTGGGGGCGTCAGCCACCCTGGAAACTGCCGTCAATAACGCTTGGAACGCGGGTGTGGTGCTCGTTGCCGCAGCCGGCAATGGGAATAACACCACCATGACGTATCCGGCCGCGTACCCCAATGTCATTGCCGTGGGGGCAACGAACAACAGGGACTTGAAGGCATCGTTCTCCACCTATGGCACGTGGGTGGATGTCGCAGCGCCCGGGGTCGGCGTCTACTCCACCTTCCCCAACCACAAGTTTGTTCTTGCGAGGCAAGACAACCGTTCCTTGGGTTATGACATCAGCAGCGGCACGTCGATGTCCGCACCGATCGTCGCCGCCGTCGTTGCCCTCGCCTGGAACGCCCACCCCACCCTCACAAACTCGCTCGTTCGCGAAAAGGTCGAAGCCACCACCGACCCAGCTGGCGTCATCGGCTCCGACTGGACGCACGGCCGGGTGAACGCAGACCGAGCCGTGCACTAG
- a CDS encoding LacI family DNA-binding transcriptional regulator codes for MTGMAVRREGNDRPPASPSRRKPTINDVAEMAGVSFGTVSRVLNDAPDVSASTRERVHQIIKDIGYRRNRAATALVTSRSTSIGILSDGSPRFGPVGTLLALENVARKKGYATTVISVEKPYEESVQAALDSLDDSGVGGIIVIAPVVDMAAAVWNATCRVPVEMIAAGASSTPNVFTYSENQELGARLATQHLIDLGHTDIAHIAGSMDWFDGRVRKRGWEAALRDAGLEPGLCIEGDWSPKWAYETGLRLVREGTVPQAIFAASDHTGLGLIRAFTENGIRVPDDVSIVGFDDVEGSDYFLPPLTTVRQDFTALALMSTEVLIGAMEGRDVDRTPIPPTLVVRNSARQATSRK; via the coding sequence ATGACAGGCATGGCAGTCCGCCGGGAGGGCAATGACCGGCCTCCGGCATCGCCGTCGCGCAGGAAACCGACCATCAACGATGTGGCGGAAATGGCCGGCGTCTCCTTTGGCACTGTCTCGCGGGTCCTGAATGACGCGCCGGACGTCAGCGCCTCAACCCGCGAACGCGTTCATCAGATCATCAAAGACATCGGCTACCGCAGGAACCGGGCAGCCACCGCACTGGTTACCAGCCGTTCGACGTCCATCGGCATACTCTCCGACGGGTCGCCGCGCTTCGGCCCGGTGGGAACGCTCTTGGCGCTTGAAAACGTTGCGCGTAAGAAGGGCTATGCCACAACGGTCATCAGCGTTGAGAAGCCCTACGAAGAGTCTGTCCAAGCCGCCCTCGACAGCCTGGATGATTCCGGCGTGGGAGGGATCATCGTCATCGCACCGGTTGTTGATATGGCGGCAGCTGTTTGGAACGCCACATGCCGTGTACCGGTGGAGATGATCGCCGCCGGAGCCTCGTCCACGCCCAATGTCTTCACCTACTCGGAAAACCAGGAGCTCGGAGCGAGGCTGGCCACCCAGCACCTTATAGACCTGGGCCATACGGACATCGCCCACATTGCCGGTTCCATGGACTGGTTCGATGGGCGGGTCCGCAAGCGCGGCTGGGAAGCGGCGCTGCGCGATGCAGGGCTGGAGCCGGGGCTTTGCATCGAAGGCGACTGGAGCCCCAAGTGGGCCTACGAGACGGGCCTCAGGCTGGTTCGCGAGGGAACGGTTCCGCAGGCCATTTTCGCCGCCAGCGACCACACCGGGCTTGGGCTGATCCGCGCTTTCACCGAAAACGGCATCCGGGTTCCGGATGATGTCAGCATCGTGGGATTCGACGACGTTGAGGGGTCCGACTATTTCCTGCCTCCCCTGACCACCGTGCGCCAGGACTTCACCGCGCTGGCGCTGATGAGCACCGAGGTGCTCATCGGTGCCATGGAGGGGCGGGACGTGGACCGCACGCCCATCCCGCCCACCCTGGTGGTCCGCAACAGCGCCCGCCAGGCAACCTCCCGCAAGTAG
- a CDS encoding substrate-binding domain-containing protein, which translates to MMIRRLPLVALAAALSLSVASCSSSTASTSNAPDAGVSEKAQQALDKIKGQVLSKGPNGESPSPASVADLTPEEIEKVKALNAKAAIVMHYGGNDWATAQTNGLKSEFEKLGIKVIATTDANFKPDKQVSDIETVMTQDPDIIVSIPTDPVATSSAYKKAAAAGTKLVFMDNIPQGLTAGTDYVSVVSADNYGNGVVSAHQMAKAIGGKGKIGLVFHQADFFVTKQRYEGFKETITKEYPGIQIVEEKGIAGPDFAGDAQAAANAMLSKYADLSGIWAVWDVPAEGVMAAARAAGRPDLKIATEDLGKNVAIALAKDQLVVGLGAQVPFDQGVTEARLAAGALIGKQAPAYVALSALPVDHSNVLEAWKQVYHEDAPKDIQESYKK; encoded by the coding sequence ATGATGATCCGCAGGCTTCCCCTGGTGGCCTTGGCCGCAGCTCTGTCACTTTCCGTCGCATCCTGCAGCAGTTCAACCGCGAGCACCTCCAACGCCCCTGATGCCGGCGTTTCCGAGAAGGCCCAGCAGGCCCTCGACAAGATCAAGGGACAGGTCCTGAGCAAGGGCCCCAACGGTGAATCTCCGTCCCCGGCCTCAGTTGCAGACCTGACGCCGGAAGAGATTGAAAAGGTCAAGGCACTCAACGCCAAAGCCGCCATCGTGATGCACTACGGGGGCAACGACTGGGCCACCGCCCAGACCAACGGCCTCAAGAGCGAGTTCGAAAAGCTCGGCATCAAGGTGATTGCCACGACCGACGCGAACTTCAAGCCGGACAAGCAGGTCTCGGACATCGAGACCGTCATGACGCAGGACCCGGACATCATTGTGTCCATCCCCACCGACCCCGTGGCCACCTCCTCGGCCTACAAAAAGGCCGCCGCCGCCGGAACCAAGCTCGTCTTCATGGACAACATTCCGCAGGGACTGACCGCCGGCACGGACTACGTTTCGGTCGTTTCCGCGGACAACTACGGAAACGGCGTCGTCTCCGCACACCAGATGGCCAAGGCCATCGGCGGCAAGGGCAAGATCGGTCTTGTTTTCCACCAGGCTGACTTCTTTGTGACCAAGCAGCGCTACGAAGGCTTCAAGGAAACGATCACCAAGGAATACCCCGGGATCCAGATCGTCGAAGAGAAGGGGATCGCCGGTCCGGACTTCGCCGGTGATGCGCAGGCCGCCGCCAACGCCATGCTGAGCAAGTACGCCGACCTCTCCGGCATCTGGGCGGTATGGGACGTCCCGGCAGAAGGCGTCATGGCTGCCGCCCGCGCCGCTGGCCGGCCGGACCTGAAGATTGCCACCGAGGACCTCGGCAAGAACGTCGCCATCGCCCTGGCCAAAGACCAGCTCGTCGTCGGACTCGGCGCCCAGGTTCCCTTCGACCAGGGAGTCACTGAGGCCCGGCTGGCCGCAGGAGCCCTCATCGGCAAGCAGGCACCGGCCTACGTGGCGCTGAGCGCACTGCCGGTGGATCACTCCAACGTCCTGGAAGCCTGGAAGCAGGTCTACCACGAGGACGCTCCGAAGGACATCCAAGAGTCCTACAAGAAGTAG
- a CDS encoding sugar ABC transporter ATP-binding protein: MNTADNAVEMRSISKGFNGVSVLKDVSFDVRKGEVHALAGGNGAGKSTLMKILQGVYQTDAGEILIGGKPTVINSIQEAKAAGIGMVFQEFSLVPSLTVAQNIFLAAEPLSAGGFIDDRASVRRAREIFAEMEVDVDPHAEVSRLGTAYWQLTEIAKALSQNAQVLIMDEPTASLARHESEALFELIDRLKQRGMSIIYISHRMDEVYRLADRITILRDGRRLLTEPLTAVTPEQIVEGIVGKKIEGQLAYRERDTAAHEGAPLLEVRGLNVGRRVKDISFTLQPGEILGLAGLMGSGRTELARALFGIDRRDSGEILIRGKKGTIASPQQAIDAGIALIPEDRRAQGLVLDHSVRDNLLLPLLGQIRRGPLLDATKGKELSASLIKKFAVKVAHPHRPVRLLSGGNQQKVVIAKWLGTDPDILILDEPTAGVDIGTKSEILDMIRELANAGKAVIVISSEYPELLAVSDRVLVLKDGSVIRDIPRSEIADEEYLQLAVQGV, from the coding sequence ATGAACACCGCAGACAATGCCGTCGAAATGCGCTCGATCTCCAAAGGCTTCAACGGGGTCTCCGTGCTGAAGGACGTCAGCTTCGACGTCCGCAAGGGCGAAGTCCACGCCTTGGCAGGCGGCAACGGCGCCGGTAAGTCCACGCTCATGAAGATCCTCCAAGGGGTTTACCAGACGGACGCGGGCGAGATCCTCATCGGCGGAAAACCCACCGTCATCAACTCGATCCAGGAAGCCAAGGCAGCCGGCATCGGCATGGTCTTCCAGGAATTCAGCCTGGTACCCAGCCTGACCGTGGCCCAGAACATTTTCCTTGCCGCCGAGCCCCTCAGCGCGGGCGGGTTCATTGACGACAGGGCCTCGGTCCGGCGGGCCAGGGAGATCTTCGCCGAAATGGAAGTGGACGTAGACCCCCATGCGGAGGTCTCCCGGCTCGGCACCGCGTACTGGCAGTTGACCGAGATCGCCAAGGCGCTCTCGCAGAACGCCCAGGTACTGATCATGGATGAGCCCACCGCCAGCCTTGCCCGGCACGAGTCCGAAGCGCTCTTCGAACTGATTGACCGGCTCAAGCAGCGCGGCATGTCCATCATCTACATCTCCCACCGGATGGACGAGGTCTACCGGCTCGCGGACCGGATCACCATCCTCCGCGACGGCCGCCGGCTCCTGACAGAGCCGTTGACCGCCGTGACACCCGAACAGATCGTCGAAGGCATCGTTGGCAAGAAAATCGAGGGCCAACTCGCATACCGCGAACGGGACACCGCCGCGCATGAGGGGGCACCCCTGCTGGAGGTCCGCGGCCTGAACGTCGGGCGGCGGGTGAAGGACATCTCCTTCACCCTTCAACCCGGCGAGATCCTGGGGCTGGCAGGGCTCATGGGAAGCGGGCGCACCGAACTCGCGCGCGCACTGTTCGGCATCGACCGGCGTGACAGCGGTGAAATCCTCATCAGGGGGAAGAAAGGCACCATAGCTTCCCCGCAGCAGGCCATCGACGCCGGCATCGCCCTCATCCCCGAGGACCGGCGGGCGCAAGGCCTTGTCCTGGACCATTCGGTCCGTGACAACCTCCTGCTGCCGCTGCTGGGCCAGATCAGGCGCGGACCGCTGCTGGACGCCACCAAAGGCAAGGAACTCTCGGCGTCCCTCATCAAGAAGTTCGCGGTCAAGGTGGCCCACCCCCACCGTCCGGTGCGGCTGCTCTCGGGTGGCAACCAGCAGAAGGTGGTCATCGCCAAATGGCTGGGCACCGACCCGGACATCCTCATCCTGGATGAACCGACGGCCGGCGTCGACATCGGCACCAAGAGCGAAATCCTGGACATGATCCGCGAACTCGCCAATGCCGGCAAAGCCGTCATCGTCATCTCATCCGAATACCCCGAACTACTCGCGGTCAGCGACCGCGTCCTCGTCCTCAAGGACGGCTCCGTCATCCGTGACATCCCCCGCAGTGAGATCGCTGACGAGGAATATCTTCAACTTGCAGTCCAGGGAGTCTGA
- a CDS encoding ABC transporter permease, protein MSNANTITPRDAAVTRNVGSKLKELDWRRYVIYIGFVVVFIFFAVLLRDQGFLSPQNLLNIFRQTATITVIAVGMTYVISCAEIDLSVGSVAGLSSVCTAMALAQWGLVPGILAGLAVGLVVGSANGALVSLLGIPSFLVTLGMLGIAVGVAQWITASAPQPILDDTFNTLFGSGDFGPVPGLVVWSAIFVAIGAVVLNRTRFGRQVLATGGNRNAAEFTGINTKRIKFQVLLISGMVASVAGMLYAGRLQSGRFQWGAGDELSAIAAVILGGTSLFGGFGSIIGTLFGALLIGLINNGLILAGLDSSQQQVVRGAIIILAVALARKK, encoded by the coding sequence GTGAGCAACGCAAACACCATCACCCCCCGCGATGCCGCGGTAACCCGCAATGTCGGGTCCAAGCTCAAAGAGCTGGACTGGCGGCGCTACGTCATCTACATCGGCTTCGTCGTCGTCTTCATCTTCTTCGCCGTCCTGCTGCGCGACCAGGGCTTCCTGTCCCCGCAGAACCTCCTCAACATCTTCCGGCAGACGGCCACCATCACCGTCATCGCCGTCGGCATGACATACGTCATCTCGTGCGCGGAAATCGACCTGAGCGTGGGCTCCGTGGCCGGCCTTTCCAGCGTCTGCACGGCCATGGCACTGGCGCAGTGGGGCCTGGTCCCCGGCATCCTCGCGGGCCTCGCCGTCGGACTCGTGGTGGGCTCCGCCAACGGTGCGCTGGTCAGTCTCCTCGGGATCCCCTCCTTCCTGGTGACCCTGGGCATGCTGGGCATCGCCGTCGGCGTCGCGCAGTGGATCACCGCCTCGGCCCCGCAGCCGATCCTGGACGACACCTTCAATACGCTGTTCGGATCCGGTGACTTTGGCCCGGTGCCCGGCCTGGTGGTCTGGAGCGCAATCTTCGTCGCCATCGGCGCCGTCGTCCTGAACCGCACCAGGTTCGGCCGCCAAGTCCTCGCAACCGGCGGTAACCGCAACGCGGCCGAGTTCACCGGCATCAACACCAAGCGCATCAAATTCCAGGTGCTCCTCATCTCGGGCATGGTGGCCAGCGTTGCCGGCATGCTGTACGCCGGCCGCCTCCAGTCAGGCCGGTTCCAGTGGGGCGCGGGCGATGAACTCTCCGCGATCGCCGCCGTCATCCTGGGCGGAACCAGCCTCTTCGGCGGGTTCGGCTCCATCATCGGCACCCTCTTCGGCGCCCTGCTGATCGGCCTGATCAACAACGGACTGATCCTCGCCGGACTCGACAGCAGCCAGCAGCAGGTGGTCCGCGGCGCAATCATCATCCTGGCCGTCGCCCTCGCCCGAAAGAAGTAG
- a CDS encoding sugar phosphate isomerase/epimerase family protein, translating into MKLGYCSITWGGVVGHPQGVTSVKDLFYLTHGSMRDAVQDIASVGYQGVEMFDGNLAEYAEKPEELKEILGTAGVELTSVYTGANFIYADILPDELHRIHRAAELAASFGAERLVVGGGARRAAGTTDEDYHRLGMALDQVTDIAESFGLSASYHPHLSTIVESPDELDKLMPLTRIGFCPDTAHLAAGGADPAAVIRKYPDRIRHVHLKDFQQDPFNFLPLGQGELDFPDIIAAIRESGYDSWLMVELDNYNGDPREAAALSKKYLDKLLSN; encoded by the coding sequence ATGAAACTCGGATACTGTTCCATCACCTGGGGCGGCGTCGTCGGCCACCCGCAAGGTGTGACCAGCGTGAAAGACCTCTTCTACCTGACCCACGGATCCATGCGGGACGCCGTCCAGGACATCGCCTCAGTGGGCTACCAGGGCGTTGAAATGTTCGACGGCAACCTCGCGGAGTACGCGGAAAAGCCCGAGGAACTCAAGGAAATCCTTGGTACTGCCGGCGTCGAACTAACAAGCGTCTACACCGGGGCGAACTTCATCTACGCGGACATACTCCCCGACGAGCTGCACCGGATCCACCGTGCCGCCGAACTGGCTGCCAGCTTCGGAGCGGAACGGCTTGTGGTGGGAGGCGGAGCGCGCCGCGCGGCCGGAACCACTGATGAGGACTACCACCGGCTTGGCATGGCGCTGGACCAAGTAACGGACATCGCGGAAAGCTTCGGGCTGTCAGCGAGCTACCACCCGCATCTGAGCACCATCGTGGAGAGCCCGGACGAGCTGGACAAACTGATGCCGCTCACCCGGATCGGTTTCTGCCCGGACACCGCCCACCTCGCTGCCGGCGGGGCGGACCCGGCCGCGGTTATCAGGAAATATCCGGACCGTATCCGGCACGTCCACCTCAAAGACTTCCAGCAGGACCCCTTCAATTTCCTCCCCCTGGGGCAGGGCGAGCTGGATTTCCCGGACATCATCGCCGCCATCCGGGAAAGCGGATATGACAGCTGGCTCATGGTGGAACTCGACAACTACAACGGCGATCCCCGCGAAGCCGCAGCCCTCAGCAAGAAGTACCTGGACAAGCTCCTCTCCAACTGA
- a CDS encoding Gfo/Idh/MocA family protein: MQNLNVGLIGGGFMGKAHSLAYAAMPMFFWPAPAMPVRKVIAEANEDLAAEAARRFGFENSTSDWRSIIDDPDIHVVDIATPNHLHAEIAIAAAEAGKHIICEKPLARTGEESKAMYDAVKDKNIVHMVAFNYRRTPAVALAKKYIEEGAIGQILSFRGTYLQDWSADPNSPLSWRFQKSIAGSGALGDIATHVFDMARYLVGEFSAVNAVLSTWIPERPLQAGGADALGTVRGGEGPRGEVDVDDEVMTMIRFANGAVGSVEATRNAHGRNNYITFEIHGTEGSIVFNYERRDELQVCFASDQADRRGFRTVYTGPAHPYGEGLWPIPALGIGYGETKIIEAYDFFKAIAEGGSVSPSFADGYQVALIDDAIVESAAKESWVEVPQINS, encoded by the coding sequence ATGCAGAACCTCAACGTCGGCCTCATCGGAGGCGGCTTCATGGGCAAGGCCCACTCCCTGGCGTACGCCGCGATGCCCATGTTCTTCTGGCCTGCACCGGCGATGCCGGTCCGCAAGGTCATTGCCGAAGCCAATGAAGACCTTGCTGCCGAAGCGGCCCGCCGCTTCGGCTTCGAAAATTCCACCTCGGACTGGCGCAGCATCATCGACGATCCGGACATCCACGTGGTGGACATTGCAACGCCCAACCACCTCCACGCCGAGATTGCCATTGCCGCGGCCGAAGCCGGCAAGCACATCATCTGCGAAAAGCCCCTGGCCCGTACGGGTGAGGAGTCCAAGGCCATGTACGACGCGGTCAAAGACAAAAACATCGTCCACATGGTTGCCTTCAACTACCGGCGGACCCCTGCCGTTGCGCTGGCCAAGAAATACATCGAGGAAGGCGCCATTGGCCAGATCCTCAGCTTCCGCGGGACCTACCTGCAGGACTGGAGCGCCGATCCCAACTCCCCGCTCTCCTGGCGCTTCCAGAAATCCATTGCAGGTTCGGGCGCCCTCGGCGACATCGCAACGCACGTCTTTGACATGGCCCGCTATCTGGTGGGCGAGTTCAGTGCCGTCAACGCCGTCCTGTCCACCTGGATCCCCGAGCGGCCGCTCCAAGCTGGCGGTGCCGACGCACTCGGCACGGTCCGCGGCGGAGAAGGACCCCGCGGCGAGGTTGACGTGGACGACGAAGTGATGACCATGATCCGTTTCGCCAACGGAGCCGTGGGTTCCGTGGAAGCAACACGCAACGCCCACGGCAGGAACAACTACATCACGTTCGAGATCCACGGAACCGAGGGAAGCATCGTGTTCAACTACGAGCGGCGCGACGAACTGCAGGTCTGCTTCGCTTCAGACCAGGCCGACCGCCGGGGCTTCCGCACCGTTTACACCGGTCCGGCACACCCCTACGGAGAAGGACTCTGGCCCATCCCTGCCCTGGGCATTGGCTACGGCGAAACGAAGATCATCGAGGCCTACGACTTCTTCAAGGCCATCGCAGAAGGCGGCAGCGTCAGCCCGAGTTTCGCCGACGGCTACCAGGTGGCCCTGATCGACGACGCGATCGTCGAATCGGCTGCAAAGGAATCGTGGGTCGAGGTTCCGCAGATCAATTCATGA
- a CDS encoding putative quinol monooxygenase: protein MPHPTVSQEEAEVWLMPVFIAKEGHEATLQEALAKLESASRKDAGCLEYTVFSDDHRPGAFVLFEGWASREDLKAHNEEDHVKEFVQGVECLLAVPFSVTPITPLTGASS, encoded by the coding sequence TTGCCACACCCAACAGTCAGCCAGGAAGAAGCGGAAGTCTGGCTCATGCCAGTGTTCATCGCAAAAGAGGGGCACGAAGCAACGCTTCAGGAAGCCCTCGCCAAGCTGGAGTCCGCGAGCCGCAAAGACGCCGGATGCCTGGAATACACCGTCTTCTCCGACGACCACAGGCCCGGCGCGTTTGTCCTCTTTGAGGGATGGGCCAGCCGTGAGGACCTCAAGGCCCACAATGAAGAAGACCATGTCAAGGAATTCGTGCAAGGGGTGGAGTGCTTGCTGGCCGTGCCGTTCTCGGTAACTCCCATCACTCCGCTTACGGGAGCCTCCAGCTGA
- a CDS encoding aspartate/glutamate racemase family protein produces MTELRPDAAGKVGFLHAAQVHVATFEALSRAHLPSTSTVHRVDPEALELARQDGTAESVRAVVAAHLAELRDAGCEVVLCTCSTLGEVAEDLSGDGLEVIRIDRPMLHRAVALGPRVGVLVALTSTVEPTTRVLAEEAADAGADITVEVSIVEGAWDAFLAGDAEAYRSSIAQAAHALAGGCDVVVLAQASMEPAAALLTGLATPFLTSPRSAVEAMALVQKGAEIRQAEAPAGDRN; encoded by the coding sequence ATGACCGAACTTCGACCCGACGCCGCCGGTAAAGTCGGCTTCCTCCACGCGGCGCAGGTCCACGTGGCGACGTTCGAGGCCCTTTCCCGTGCTCACCTGCCTTCCACCTCCACGGTCCACCGCGTGGATCCTGAAGCCCTGGAGCTTGCACGGCAGGACGGGACTGCGGAGAGCGTGCGGGCCGTCGTCGCCGCCCACCTGGCCGAACTTCGGGATGCCGGATGCGAGGTGGTCTTGTGCACCTGCTCCACGCTCGGCGAGGTAGCGGAGGACCTGTCAGGCGATGGGCTGGAGGTGATCCGCATCGACCGGCCGATGCTTCACCGGGCCGTGGCCCTCGGCCCACGGGTCGGGGTCCTCGTGGCTCTCACGAGCACCGTCGAGCCAACCACCCGGGTCCTTGCCGAGGAGGCTGCGGACGCAGGAGCCGACATCACCGTGGAGGTCAGCATTGTCGAGGGTGCATGGGATGCCTTTCTCGCGGGTGATGCGGAGGCCTACCGCTCAAGCATTGCCCAGGCGGCGCATGCGCTCGCAGGCGGCTGCGACGTCGTCGTCCTCGCCCAGGCCAGTATGGAACCCGCTGCGGCCCTGCTGACCGGGCTCGCAACGCCGTTCCTCACGAGCCCCCGCTCCGCCGTGGAAGCGATGGCACTGGTACAGAAAGGCGCTGAGATTCGCCAGGCAGAGGCGCCAGCAGGGGACCGCAACTAG
- a CDS encoding alpha/beta fold hydrolase: MEPYRAILLPGAVLPAHLAYKALIEALGPGVQAVAKELELYKTDEPPPGWTLDTEIDGVLREADQRGWQTFHLAGYSGGGAAALAFAAKHPERLQSLTLLEPAWAGNWDWSPAYAEHWKHYETLEALPPEQFMPAFMRLGVRPDVVLPPQEPGPPPPWMAQRPAGIRAFLRTFKDYDLDRSRLAAFSQPVFFALGGLSHPDDYGEVATRLSRVFFPDFHLEVFPHRHHFDPPHRVEPGLLAEGLLRHWASAEGRSSSNTATKQPDAAR; the protein is encoded by the coding sequence ATGGAACCGTATCGGGCCATCCTGCTTCCCGGCGCCGTGCTCCCCGCACACCTGGCATACAAAGCCCTGATTGAAGCCCTGGGACCGGGCGTACAGGCCGTCGCGAAGGAACTCGAGCTCTACAAGACGGATGAGCCGCCCCCGGGCTGGACCTTGGACACCGAGATAGACGGCGTCCTGCGCGAAGCCGATCAACGGGGCTGGCAGACGTTCCACCTCGCGGGCTATTCGGGTGGCGGGGCGGCGGCACTGGCATTTGCTGCGAAACATCCGGAAAGGCTGCAGAGCCTCACCCTGCTGGAGCCGGCCTGGGCGGGGAACTGGGACTGGAGCCCTGCCTATGCCGAGCACTGGAAGCACTACGAGACGCTGGAGGCACTCCCGCCGGAGCAGTTCATGCCCGCCTTCATGAGGCTGGGAGTCAGGCCCGACGTCGTCCTTCCGCCGCAGGAGCCGGGTCCCCCGCCGCCGTGGATGGCCCAGCGGCCCGCGGGCATCAGGGCATTCCTGCGGACCTTCAAGGACTATGACCTGGACAGGTCGCGGCTGGCCGCTTTCAGCCAGCCGGTGTTCTTTGCCCTCGGCGGGCTGAGCCACCCGGATGACTACGGGGAAGTTGCCACCCGGCTGTCCAGGGTTTTCTTTCCGGACTTCCATCTCGAGGTATTTCCCCACCGCCACCACTTCGATCCGCCTCACCGGGTCGAGCCGGGGCTGCTGGCCGAGGGGCTTCTGCGGCACTGGGCATCGGCGGAAGGACGCTCTTCCAGCAACACCGCCACCAAGCAGCCTGACGCCGCGAGGTAG